TTTCGCCCTCCACACCCGCACGCTCATTCATAAGCTGATCAACGGCTTTTTTGCCGGTACCAGTTACCGACTGGTAGGTGGAAACGACAATGCGTTTTATGCCGTAGCGTTTGCGCAGCGGCTCAAGCGCCACCACCATCTGAATGGTGGAGCAGTTAGGGTTGGCAATAATTTTATCGTTGGCAGTAAGAACATGGCCGTTTACTTCGGGCACTACCAGTTTTTTGGAAGGATCCATGCGCCAGGCCGAGGAATTGTCGATAACAGTAGTACCAACTTCGGCAAAACGCGGTGCCCATTCAAGCGATGTACTGCCACCGGCCGAAAACAGCGCAATATCAGGCCGCATTTCAACTGCCTGCTGCGGTGTAACAATAGTGTAGGTTTTGCCGCCAAACTCAAGCGGCTTCCCGGCCGACTTCTCGGACGCAACGGGAATAAATTCGGTTACCGGAAACTTGCGTTCCAGAAGTACTTCCATCATTTTGGTGCCCACCAGTCCGGTGGCACCCACAAGAGCTATTTTCATGCTGTAGTTAATTGCAGGCTTTGCAAATGTACTGTTCAGGCTTCAACAAACAATTGTATTCGTGATAAGTGTACTTGTTTTTCGATTAATCAGCAGTTGTGTATAGCAACCAGCCACTATACTTCAGGGCAACAAAAACCCCGCTGCGAAAATTGCAGCGGGGTTTCTTGATTTGTGTAGTTCAATCAATTACTGTTTCACAACACGACGGGTGGTTGTGTTTGCACCGTCGGTAATGCGAATCAGGTAAATACCACCTTCGTAGTTTGAAAGATCAACTTGCTTGTTGGTTGTGGTAATGGTAAATGCCTGTACCAACTGACCAATGCTGTTCATCACTTCAACATTCACCACATCATTCGGAACATAACCGAGGTCGATGATAAACTGACCAAGGTTCGGGTTCGGGTAAATGGTTGTGTTGTTGAATGACTGTGAGGGATCACTTACACCTGAGCAGGGATCTACAAAAATTATATCTGTAGCAGTAGCTGTACAACCGCTTGAATCGGTATAGGTGTAAATAATGGTCTGATTACCTGTAAGTGTAAGCGGTGTAAATGTTGTACCGCTTACGCCGGGACCAGAGAATGAACCACCTGCAGGTGTTCCTGTAAGTGTGAGG
This genomic stretch from Bacteroidota bacterium harbors:
- a CDS encoding aspartate-semialdehyde dehydrogenase, with protein sequence MKIALVGATGLVGTKMMEVLLERKFPVTEFIPVASEKSAGKPLEFGGKTYTIVTPQQAVEMRPDIALFSAGGSTSLEWAPRFAEVGTTVIDNSSAWRMDPSKKLVVPEVNGHVLTANDKIIANPNCSTIQMVVALEPLRKRYGIKRIVVSTYQSVTGTGKKAVDQLMNERAGVEGEKAYAYTIDLNVIPQIDVFLDNGYTKEEMKMVNETKKIMGDDSIRVTATCVRIPVMGGHSESVNVEFAEEFDLAEVRTLLESAAGVTVIDEPAAQQYPMPLLHANNKDDVFVGRIRRDETQPHTLNMWIVSDNLRKGAATNAVQIAELLLKK